A window of Chloracidobacterium sp. N contains these coding sequences:
- a CDS encoding Uma2 family endonuclease produces the protein MEAGPVEAVGQALDFTEDFTRELPCEDGIPLENLWHRLQINLLDDCVHQLWRGRTDFYAGGNMFVYYSLQQVQRQDYKGPDFFVVKDVDGSYVRPCWVAWREGGRLPDVIVELLSPSTRGVDLGAKKALYERVFRTREYFCYGPDPTQGGEPELLGWVLGRDGYEALAADERGWLWSRVFGAWVGEWEGEYHGARSRWLRLYDAEGRLIPTEAEAERKRAEAAQAETEAERRRAEAAEARAAALEAELARVQALLSNQPEKPSQP, from the coding sequence GTGGAAGCTGGACCTGTGGAAGCCGTGGGGCAGGCGTTGGACTTCACGGAAGACTTCACCCGGGAACTGCCCTGTGAGGACGGGATACCCTTGGAGAATCTCTGGCATCGGCTGCAAATCAACCTGCTCGATGACTGCGTTCACCAGCTTTGGCGCGGGCGGACGGACTTTTATGCCGGGGGCAATATGTTTGTCTATTACAGCCTTCAGCAGGTGCAGCGGCAGGACTACAAGGGGCCGGACTTTTTCGTGGTGAAGGACGTGGACGGGTCGTACGTGCGACCGTGCTGGGTGGCGTGGCGGGAAGGCGGGCGGTTGCCGGACGTGATTGTGGAGTTGCTGTCGCCCTCGACGCGGGGAGTGGATTTGGGGGCGAAGAAGGCGCTGTACGAGCGGGTGTTTCGGACGCGGGAGTATTTTTGCTACGGGCCGGACCCGACACAGGGTGGAGAGCCGGAGTTGCTGGGGTGGGTGCTGGGGCGTGATGGGTACGAGGCGCTGGCGGCGGATGAGCGTGGGTGGTTGTGGAGTCGGGTGTTTGGGGCGTGGGTGGGGGAGTGGGAAGGCGAGTATCACGGGGCGCGGAGTCGGTGGCTGCGGCTGTATGATGCCGAGGGGCGGTTGATTCCAACGGAAGCTGAAGCCGAACGAAAACGCGCCGAAGCCGCCCAAGCTGAGACGGAAGCTGAACGGAGACGCGCGGAAGCGGCCGAGGCGCGGGCGGCGGCGCTGGAGGCGGAACTGGCACGGGTGCAGGCGCTGTTGTCGAACCAACCCGAAAAACCATCGCAGCCCTAG
- the hemE gene encoding uroporphyrinogen decarboxylase gives MPLKNDLLVRAARCQPVERTPVWMMRQAGRYLPEYRAVRKDLPFLTLCKAVDLAVEVSLQPLRILGVDAVIMFSDILIPVEAMGLEVQLTEKIGPKMPHPVRSAADVEALRVPDPVETMPFVYDIIRTLKREIADAVPLLGFAGAPWTLAAYMIEGGSSKNYHIIKSLMYSEPAIFHRLMEKLADTQALYLKAQIEAGIDALQLFDSWAGELSPEDFATFALPYIQRVFEQVGSAVPRILYVNGSTHLLEGMAASGAEVLSIDWRTDLAEAVRRTQGRVALQGNLDPCRLLGPREGILRGVEDIRAKAKDAPGHIMNLGHGILPPTPVENAQTFIAAAQGRL, from the coding sequence ATGCCTCTCAAAAATGACCTGTTGGTTCGCGCTGCGCGCTGCCAGCCCGTTGAACGTACGCCCGTCTGGATGATGCGCCAGGCCGGACGCTACCTGCCGGAGTACCGCGCCGTACGCAAGGACCTGCCGTTTCTGACCCTGTGCAAAGCAGTTGATCTGGCCGTCGAAGTTTCCCTGCAACCACTCCGCATTCTGGGAGTGGATGCCGTCATCATGTTTTCCGACATCCTCATTCCGGTCGAGGCGATGGGGCTGGAGGTGCAGTTGACGGAAAAAATCGGGCCCAAAATGCCGCATCCGGTACGCTCGGCCGCCGATGTGGAAGCCCTGCGCGTCCCGGACCCGGTCGAAACGATGCCGTTTGTCTATGACATCATTCGGACGCTCAAGCGCGAGATTGCCGATGCCGTTCCGCTGCTTGGGTTTGCCGGCGCGCCGTGGACGCTTGCGGCCTACATGATCGAAGGCGGCAGCTCGAAGAACTACCACATTATCAAGAGCCTGATGTACAGCGAGCCGGCCATCTTTCACCGGCTTATGGAAAAGCTGGCCGACACGCAGGCACTCTATCTGAAAGCCCAGATTGAAGCTGGAATTGACGCCCTGCAACTCTTTGACTCGTGGGCGGGCGAACTGTCGCCGGAAGATTTTGCCACCTTTGCCCTGCCCTACATTCAGCGGGTCTTTGAGCAGGTCGGGTCGGCTGTGCCGCGTATCCTCTATGTCAACGGCAGCACCCACCTGCTCGAAGGCATGGCCGCTTCAGGCGCCGAGGTGCTCAGCATTGACTGGCGGACTGACCTGGCCGAGGCGGTACGGCGTACTCAGGGACGGGTCGCGCTGCAGGGGAATCTCGATCCCTGCCGCCTGCTTGGGCCGCGCGAGGGTATCCTGCGTGGCGTCGAAGACATCCGTGCCAAAGCCAAGGATGCGCCGGGTCATATCATGAACCTGGGGCATGGTATCCTGCCGCCAACGCCGGTGGAAAACGCCCAGACGTTTATTGCCGCAGCTCAGGGACGATTGTAA
- a CDS encoding DUF6941 family protein, with protein MPAVATNHAKTIELIYQLLCDDVRLEVGNKLSFMGVFQEIHVPEVPFGLPRIAVCNHWRGTGDYLAEVRILYPGRQQALAASTPSQLSLPAAGGFNTNITFFFNLHFTRPGDYIVQTLLDSNLFCEAILPVRCAKSPDDGYANPLLN; from the coding sequence ATGCCTGCGGTTGCCACCAACCACGCCAAAACCATTGAACTGATCTATCAACTCCTGTGCGACGACGTGCGGCTCGAAGTCGGCAACAAACTGAGCTTCATGGGGGTGTTCCAGGAAATTCACGTGCCGGAAGTACCCTTCGGTCTCCCACGCATAGCCGTCTGCAATCACTGGCGTGGCACCGGGGATTATCTGGCCGAAGTGCGCATTCTCTATCCGGGACGCCAGCAGGCGCTGGCCGCTTCGACACCTTCCCAACTGTCTCTGCCGGCGGCCGGCGGGTTCAACACCAACATCACCTTTTTCTTCAACCTGCACTTCACGCGACCCGGCGATTACATTGTGCAGACCCTGCTCGATTCCAACCTCTTCTGTGAAGCCATCCTGCCTGTGCGTTGTGCCAAGTCGCCAGACGATGGTTACGCCAATCCACTGCTCAACTAG
- the hslV gene encoding ATP-dependent protease subunit HslV translates to MTRSTSAYSPTRPRIRSTTVLAVRRDGKVVMAADGQVTMGANVVKGNARKIRRLYNDKILAGFAGATADAFSLFTRFEAKLDQYHGQLQRAAVELAKDWRTDRMLRHLEALLLVADEKATLLLSGTGDIIEPDADCMAIGSGGPYAEAAARALLRHTDFPARRVAEEAMQIAARICIYTNDTIVYEEL, encoded by the coding sequence GTGACCCGATCAACCAGCGCCTACTCCCCGACACGCCCCCGGATTCGCAGCACAACCGTGCTGGCCGTCCGGCGCGATGGGAAAGTCGTCATGGCGGCCGATGGGCAGGTGACCATGGGAGCCAACGTGGTCAAAGGCAACGCCCGCAAGATTCGTCGGCTGTACAATGACAAGATTCTGGCCGGATTTGCCGGCGCCACGGCCGATGCGTTTTCACTCTTTACGCGCTTCGAGGCCAAACTCGACCAGTACCACGGCCAGCTCCAGCGGGCGGCCGTCGAGCTGGCCAAGGACTGGCGCACCGACCGCATGCTGCGCCACCTGGAAGCCCTGCTCCTGGTGGCCGATGAGAAAGCCACCCTGCTGCTTTCCGGCACCGGCGACATCATCGAGCCGGATGCCGACTGCATGGCCATTGGTTCAGGTGGGCCGTACGCGGAAGCGGCAGCGCGCGCCCTGCTGCGGCACACGGACTTTCCGGCCCGGCGGGTGGCCGAAGAAGCCATGCAGATTGCCGCCCGGATATGCATCTACACCAACGACACGATTGTGTATGAAGAACTGTGA
- a CDS encoding stage II sporulation protein M — translation MAREHDFIERRRASWQRLESLLSTVQKGGLHRLQREEVREFGRLYQRAAADLAIARQEVRDAQLVNYLNHLAVRAHGAIYRTESGSWRKLWHFYRYDAPALFRAYRGYVLAAFLVFAGFALGGGLFVCYDEAFASVIGLSGALEQIKRGQDWTANINGENQLVASLIMTNNLQVALGAFAFGIFAGLGTFYILAFNGLHIGGILALAVKYSFTPLLVFVCAHGVFELMAIFIAGGAGFLMGGALIAPGDRTRGEALLERGIAAIKLLSLCFPLLVVAGLIEGFLSPANVPGVFKFSVALLCAAFLVIYLAVPASRPLSSDVA, via the coding sequence ATGGCCCGCGAGCACGACTTCATCGAGCGCCGGCGCGCAAGCTGGCAACGGCTGGAAAGTCTCCTCTCCACAGTGCAGAAGGGCGGTCTGCATCGCCTGCAGCGGGAGGAAGTCCGGGAGTTCGGGCGGCTTTACCAGCGGGCGGCGGCCGATCTGGCCATTGCCCGGCAGGAAGTTCGTGATGCCCAGCTCGTCAACTATCTCAATCACCTGGCCGTGCGGGCGCACGGGGCGATCTACCGCACCGAAAGCGGAAGCTGGCGCAAGCTCTGGCACTTTTACCGCTACGACGCACCGGCGCTCTTCCGCGCCTACCGGGGCTACGTGCTGGCGGCCTTTCTGGTCTTTGCCGGCTTTGCCCTCGGCGGCGGTCTGTTTGTGTGCTACGACGAAGCCTTTGCGTCCGTGATCGGGCTGTCCGGTGCGCTGGAGCAAATCAAACGCGGGCAGGACTGGACGGCGAATATCAACGGTGAAAACCAGCTTGTGGCTTCGCTCATTATGACCAACAACCTGCAGGTGGCCCTGGGTGCGTTTGCCTTCGGCATCTTTGCCGGTCTGGGCACGTTCTACATTCTGGCGTTCAACGGTCTCCACATCGGCGGCATTCTGGCGCTGGCCGTGAAATACAGCTTTACGCCGCTGCTGGTCTTCGTCTGCGCCCATGGCGTTTTCGAGCTGATGGCCATTTTCATTGCCGGGGGAGCCGGTTTTCTGATGGGAGGCGCGCTGATTGCACCCGGCGACCGAACACGCGGCGAGGCGCTGCTGGAGCGCGGCATCGCCGCGATCAAGCTCCTTTCCCTGTGCTTTCCGCTGCTCGTCGTGGCCGGTCTCATCGAGGGCTTTCTCTCGCCGGCCAATGTGCCCGGCGTCTTCAAATTCTCGGTAGCCCTGCTTTGCGCGGCTTTCCTGGTCATCTATCTTGCTGTACCGGCATCGCGCCCGCTGTCCTCGGACGTGGCGTAA
- a CDS encoding bacterioferritin, producing the protein MKPILEDIDVEQTTALLSEIMECELAGVVCYTHFALMVTGPNRIPIVNFFKQQATESLSHAQQVGEILTGLEGHPSLRIAAIEETHRHSVRDILEESLAHERRALDLYKKLLALVADRSVYIEEFARTMIGQEELHCIELKKMLRDYGQ; encoded by the coding sequence ATGAAACCCATTCTCGAAGACATTGATGTTGAGCAGACGACGGCGCTGCTTTCTGAAATCATGGAGTGCGAACTGGCCGGCGTCGTGTGCTACACCCACTTTGCCCTCATGGTGACCGGGCCCAACCGGATTCCCATCGTAAACTTCTTCAAGCAGCAGGCGACAGAATCGCTGTCCCACGCCCAGCAGGTGGGTGAAATCCTGACCGGACTGGAGGGGCATCCCAGCCTGCGGATTGCCGCCATCGAGGAAACCCACCGCCATAGCGTCCGCGACATTCTCGAAGAAAGCCTCGCGCACGAACGCCGCGCGCTGGACCTGTACAAAAAGCTCCTGGCGCTGGTGGCTGACCGGAGTGTGTACATCGAGGAATTTGCCCGGACGATGATTGGGCAGGAGGAGCTGCACTGCATCGAACTCAAGAAGATGCTGCGTGATTATGGTCAGTGA
- the rfaE2 gene encoding D-glycero-beta-D-manno-heptose 1-phosphate adenylyltransferase, which translates to MVSDGDGGQPFRCLTAAVNSLHHKCYDLSDLVAQRSEWRRRGQRVVFTNGCFDLLHPGHVTYLHQARALGDVLIVALNSDRSIRELKGPGRPILTAAERCQVMAALAAVDAVTVFDAPTPLSIIEALAPDVLVKGGDWPIEQIVGREIVEAHGGAVYSLPFVPGVSTTDLIDRILSRQAALVRPQP; encoded by the coding sequence ATGGTCAGTGATGGCGATGGTGGCCAACCCTTCCGTTGTCTGACGGCGGCCGTGAACAGCCTGCACCACAAGTGCTATGACCTGTCTGACCTGGTGGCCCAGCGGTCCGAGTGGCGGCGACGTGGACAACGTGTCGTCTTCACCAATGGCTGTTTTGACTTGCTGCATCCGGGTCACGTGACCTACCTGCATCAGGCGCGCGCGCTGGGTGACGTTCTCATCGTTGCCCTCAACAGCGACCGCTCCATTCGGGAACTCAAAGGTCCGGGGCGTCCCATTCTGACGGCCGCCGAACGCTGCCAGGTCATGGCGGCGCTCGCGGCTGTGGACGCCGTAACGGTTTTCGACGCGCCAACGCCGCTTTCCATCATCGAAGCACTGGCGCCGGATGTGCTTGTCAAGGGCGGCGACTGGCCCATTGAGCAGATTGTCGGCCGGGAAATCGTCGAAGCCCACGGGGGCGCTGTGTACTCCCTGCCGTTCGTCCCTGGTGTTTCCACGACGGACCTCATTGACCGCATCCTTTCGCGTCAGGCCGCCCTGGTGCGGCCCCAACCGTGA
- the mfd gene encoding transcription-repair coupling factor has translation MKSTAAVSTATPQLVLPAPFSDLARTPEGSELLRQLRQTRPVSVVSGVTGSARALIPALLHAVTGQPVVFVVPTPQDGELLEADVRYFVRLTQRLAADSPDGVQVFPVVEGGPYCATSPHPDVLEARALCLNRLLQGESRVTLVPARALAERLAPPQALTVGRVTLEVGEEYPLDDLLKLLSGTGYVRREPVMAPGEFSLRGGILDIYSPAQDNPVRLEFWGDTLESIREFDIESQRSIARRTSCQVLPLREFATLPEGLRAWAARAREHWAEARFADELRPRLTLAERGELFDGWESLLPLAHPLTGSLFDYLGAVRFVIEEPAAVERSLEKYARQLHDQFTAANDAGELVLAPDYFLLDAEALRTALARYPRCELRALGITADRVDAGFMGELTPREPSDNGAAAAGAPWFLFPPPEDAAELALATPPMRRFHGRMSQLVTELRELRQRGVTTLFVMPSSGVAERVRDMLREYDIAVGCYPDLLTLCQALAETQRASCFVTVGSLLNGFRFPAAQLAFVVERELFDEAPSVEEVRLTPAGSPKRKVSVSSFLSDFRDLKVGDFVVHVNHGIGRFLGLQQVQVDHRTPPCEVMVLEYADQQRLSVPVERLDLVQKFSSAETSTPRLDRLGGNAWAKTKARAKRAMRDMTEELLRLYAERQLVQGAACAPDTPWQQEFEDAFPYELTRDQATALTDIKRDLESPVPMDRLLCGDVGFGKTEVAMRAAFKVVMENRQVAVLSPTTVLAFQHTKTFRERFASFPVTIEMVSRFRTAKEIADVLARTARGEVDILIGTHRLLSKDVTFKHLGLVIIDEEQRFGVAHKEKLKQLRRKVDVLTLSATPIPRTLNLAIAGLRDMSVIETPPRDRLPIHTVVAQFSENVVRSAIETELARGGQVFFVHNRVESIFTIAELIQRLAPAARIGVGHGQMGEKELEAVMMRFVNHELDVLVSTTIIENGIDIPLANTIVINHADQYGLAQLYQLRGRVGRSNRRAFAYLLIPPETELSSVARQRLAAIREFSDLGSGFRIAALDLELRGAGNLLGGQQSGHLDTIGFDLYCRLLDETVRELRGMPIEEDIQTAINLRMDIRIPETYIADVGQRLRTYKRISSAADDAALEALGQELDDRYGPRPPQVIALFEYARLRHRASALGILSLDWDGGTLSVRFADKPHIDVAALTRLVAEVPGARLTGGQMLRLPLAAAEPADVFAVIHRWLERLTPEETQG, from the coding sequence GTGAAGTCAACCGCTGCCGTGTCCACCGCGACGCCCCAACTCGTCTTGCCTGCGCCATTCAGCGACCTGGCGCGTACCCCTGAAGGCAGCGAACTCCTGCGTCAGCTTCGCCAGACACGACCGGTCAGTGTCGTCTCCGGGGTGACGGGAAGCGCCCGCGCGCTCATCCCGGCGCTGCTCCATGCCGTGACCGGGCAGCCGGTGGTGTTTGTTGTCCCGACGCCCCAGGATGGCGAGCTGCTCGAAGCCGATGTGCGCTACTTCGTCCGCCTCACGCAACGACTGGCCGCCGATTCCCCGGATGGGGTGCAGGTATTTCCGGTGGTGGAAGGCGGCCCCTACTGCGCCACGTCGCCGCATCCCGATGTCCTTGAAGCCCGCGCCCTATGTCTGAACCGGCTGCTGCAGGGCGAAAGCCGGGTCACGCTCGTTCCGGCGCGGGCGTTGGCGGAAAGACTCGCACCGCCACAGGCATTGACGGTGGGGCGGGTGACGCTTGAAGTCGGCGAAGAATATCCCCTCGATGACCTGCTCAAACTGTTGAGTGGGACCGGGTACGTGCGGCGCGAGCCGGTGATGGCCCCGGGCGAGTTCAGCCTGCGAGGGGGCATTCTGGACATTTACTCGCCGGCCCAGGACAACCCCGTACGGCTGGAGTTCTGGGGCGACACGCTGGAGTCCATCCGGGAGTTTGACATCGAAAGCCAGCGTTCCATTGCCCGCCGGACGAGTTGCCAGGTGCTTCCCCTGCGCGAGTTTGCGACCCTGCCGGAGGGGTTGCGCGCCTGGGCCGCCCGTGCCCGTGAGCACTGGGCCGAGGCACGCTTTGCCGACGAACTGCGCCCACGGCTGACACTGGCCGAGCGTGGGGAACTGTTCGACGGCTGGGAATCGCTCCTGCCGCTGGCGCATCCGCTGACCGGCAGCCTGTTTGACTACCTTGGCGCGGTGCGGTTCGTCATCGAGGAGCCGGCGGCTGTCGAGCGATCGCTGGAAAAGTATGCCCGGCAGCTCCACGACCAGTTCACGGCGGCCAACGACGCTGGTGAACTGGTGCTGGCGCCCGATTATTTCCTGCTCGATGCGGAGGCGCTGCGGACGGCACTGGCCAGGTATCCCCGGTGCGAACTGCGCGCGCTGGGCATCACGGCCGACCGCGTGGACGCCGGTTTCATGGGTGAGCTGACGCCCCGCGAACCTTCGGACAACGGCGCGGCGGCGGCCGGTGCGCCGTGGTTTCTTTTTCCGCCGCCGGAAGACGCCGCTGAACTGGCGCTCGCCACGCCGCCGATGCGCCGTTTCCACGGCCGGATGTCACAGCTCGTCACCGAACTGCGCGAACTGCGCCAGCGTGGGGTCACGACCCTCTTTGTCATGCCTTCGTCCGGGGTGGCCGAGCGGGTTCGCGACATGCTGCGCGAATATGACATCGCCGTTGGCTGTTATCCCGACCTGCTGACGCTCTGCCAGGCACTGGCTGAAACCCAGCGCGCAAGCTGCTTTGTCACGGTGGGCAGCCTGCTCAACGGCTTCCGTTTTCCGGCCGCACAACTGGCCTTTGTCGTCGAGCGGGAGCTGTTTGATGAAGCGCCGTCGGTTGAGGAAGTGCGGCTGACGCCGGCCGGCAGCCCCAAGCGCAAGGTCTCGGTGAGCAGCTTCCTCTCCGATTTCCGCGACCTCAAGGTGGGGGATTTCGTCGTCCACGTCAACCACGGCATCGGACGTTTTCTGGGCTTGCAGCAGGTGCAGGTGGACCATCGGACGCCGCCCTGCGAAGTCATGGTGCTCGAATACGCCGACCAGCAGCGGCTTTCCGTCCCGGTCGAGCGGCTCGATCTGGTGCAGAAGTTTTCCAGCGCGGAAACCAGCACGCCCCGGCTCGACAGGCTGGGTGGCAATGCGTGGGCCAAGACCAAGGCGCGGGCCAAGCGCGCCATGCGCGACATGACCGAGGAGTTGCTCCGGCTCTACGCCGAGCGGCAACTCGTGCAGGGCGCAGCCTGCGCCCCCGATACGCCGTGGCAGCAGGAATTCGAGGACGCCTTTCCCTACGAACTCACCCGCGACCAGGCCACCGCCCTGACCGACATCAAGCGCGACCTCGAATCGCCCGTGCCCATGGACCGTCTGCTCTGTGGCGATGTGGGCTTCGGCAAAACTGAAGTCGCCATGCGGGCGGCTTTCAAGGTCGTGATGGAAAACCGGCAGGTGGCCGTCCTGTCGCCAACGACTGTCCTGGCCTTTCAGCACACCAAAACCTTCCGTGAGCGGTTTGCGTCTTTTCCGGTCACGATTGAAATGGTGTCGCGTTTTCGGACGGCCAAAGAGATTGCCGATGTGCTGGCGCGCACGGCGCGTGGCGAGGTGGACATCCTCATCGGCACGCACCGGCTGCTCTCAAAGGATGTGACGTTCAAGCACCTGGGGCTGGTCATCATTGACGAAGAACAGCGGTTTGGCGTGGCGCACAAGGAAAAGCTCAAGCAGTTGCGGCGGAAGGTGGACGTGTTGACGCTTTCGGCCACGCCCATCCCGCGCACGCTCAATCTGGCGATTGCCGGGCTGCGTGATATGTCCGTCATCGAAACGCCGCCCCGCGACCGCCTGCCGATCCATACCGTCGTGGCGCAGTTTTCCGAAAATGTCGTCCGCAGCGCCATCGAGACCGAACTGGCGCGCGGCGGACAGGTGTTTTTTGTCCACAACCGGGTCGAGAGCATTTTCACCATCGCCGAGCTGATTCAGCGTCTGGCGCCAGCGGCGCGGATTGGCGTCGGACACGGGCAGATGGGTGAAAAGGAACTCGAAGCCGTCATGATGCGCTTCGTCAATCACGAACTGGATGTGCTGGTTTCGACGACCATCATCGAAAACGGCATTGACATCCCGCTGGCCAACACGATTGTCATCAACCACGCCGACCAGTATGGTCTGGCACAGCTCTATCAGTTGCGTGGCCGGGTCGGACGCTCCAACCGCCGGGCCTTTGCCTACCTGCTCATTCCGCCGGAGACGGAACTGTCCAGTGTCGCCCGCCAGCGGCTGGCGGCCATCCGGGAGTTTTCCGACCTTGGCTCAGGCTTCCGCATTGCCGCTCTTGATTTGGAGCTGCGCGGCGCAGGGAATCTGCTCGGCGGGCAGCAGTCGGGCCACCTCGACACCATCGGGTTCGATCTCTACTGCCGGTTGCTGGACGAAACCGTGCGCGAACTCCGTGGGATGCCCATCGAGGAAGACATCCAGACCGCTATCAACCTGCGGATGGACATTCGGATACCGGAGACCTACATCGCCGATGTCGGACAGCGGTTGCGCACCTACAAACGGATTTCCTCGGCGGCGGATGATGCGGCGCTGGAGGCGCTGGGGCAGGAACTCGATGACCGCTACGGCCCGCGCCCGCCGCAGGTTATCGCCCTGTTCGAGTATGCGCGGCTACGGCATCGCGCTTCGGCGCTGGGTATCTTGTCGCTGGACTGGGATGGCGGTACGCTCAGTGTCAGGTTCGCCGACAAGCCACACATTGACGTTGCCGCTCTGACCCGGCTGGTGGCGGAAGTTCCCGGGGCGCGGCTGACAGGCGGGCAGATGCTCCGGTTGCCGTTGGCCGCCGCTGAACCTGCGGACGTGTTTGCGGTCATCCACAGGTGGCTGGAACGTCTCACACCGGAAGAGACACAAGGTTAG
- the purD gene encoding phosphoribosylamine--glycine ligase encodes MKVLVLGGGGRESAMVWKILQAARVEKVYCVPGNAGIARMAECLDLDLKKPDKLAAVAKDLGIHLTVCGPEQPLVMGVADAFTRLGLRFVGPSRAAACLEGSKVFAKEFMSRHHIPTATFAVCETVEEAEDIFDSNLLDGFPVVVKADGLAAGKGVFIVPDREQALEVIRGLLIERRLGEAGRRIVLEECLSGVETSFLVFTDGKAMLPLVPARDYKRLGDGDTGPNTGGMGAYSSPDMLEPGLQRKILRHIVQPTLTGLQSEGTTFKGVLYVGLMLTEQGPKVLEYNVRLGDPEAQVILPRLKTPFIDVLTAIADGTLEGLELNWSDESAVCVVLAADGYPEAPVCGHPITGLEKAELHPGVLLFHAGTKRDEAGQLITSGGRVIGVTALGDTLAQARQRAYAAAAEIEFAGKQYRKDIASPLPTP; translated from the coding sequence ATGAAAGTTCTGGTGCTTGGCGGCGGCGGACGTGAATCCGCCATGGTGTGGAAAATCCTCCAGGCGGCGCGGGTGGAGAAAGTCTATTGCGTGCCGGGCAATGCCGGCATCGCCCGCATGGCTGAATGTCTTGACCTCGACCTGAAGAAGCCGGACAAGCTGGCCGCGGTGGCCAAAGACCTGGGTATTCATCTGACCGTCTGCGGGCCGGAACAGCCGTTGGTGATGGGCGTCGCCGATGCCTTCACGCGCCTGGGACTGCGGTTCGTCGGCCCGTCGCGCGCCGCCGCCTGCCTGGAAGGAAGCAAGGTCTTTGCCAAGGAATTCATGTCCCGCCACCATATCCCGACGGCCACTTTTGCCGTCTGCGAGACGGTGGAAGAGGCCGAGGACATTTTCGACTCCAACCTGCTCGACGGTTTTCCGGTGGTTGTCAAGGCGGATGGCCTGGCGGCCGGCAAGGGCGTTTTCATCGTGCCTGACCGGGAGCAGGCGCTGGAGGTCATCCGGGGGCTGCTTATCGAGCGCAGGCTGGGCGAGGCCGGACGGCGCATCGTTCTCGAAGAATGCCTGTCCGGGGTGGAAACGTCTTTCCTCGTGTTTACAGATGGCAAAGCCATGCTGCCCCTCGTGCCGGCGCGCGATTACAAGCGCCTCGGCGACGGCGACACCGGCCCCAACACCGGCGGGATGGGCGCTTATTCCAGCCCGGATATGCTGGAGCCGGGACTGCAACGGAAAATCCTGCGCCACATCGTGCAGCCCACCCTGACCGGGCTACAGTCGGAGGGCACGACCTTCAAGGGGGTGCTCTACGTCGGGCTGATGCTGACCGAACAGGGGCCCAAAGTGCTGGAATACAACGTGCGGTTGGGCGACCCGGAAGCCCAGGTCATCCTGCCGCGTCTGAAGACCCCGTTCATTGACGTGCTGACCGCCATTGCCGATGGCACCCTCGAAGGCCTCGAACTCAACTGGTCCGATGAATCGGCAGTCTGTGTCGTGTTGGCTGCGGACGGCTACCCGGAAGCGCCGGTTTGCGGGCATCCGATCACAGGTCTCGAAAAAGCTGAACTCCACCCCGGCGTGCTGCTCTTTCATGCCGGAACCAAACGCGATGAAGCGGGGCAGCTCATCACCAGCGGTGGACGGGTGATTGGCGTCACGGCCCTTGGCGACACGCTGGCGCAGGCCCGGCAGCGCGCCTACGCTGCCGCCGCCGAGATTGAGTTTGCCGGCAAGCAGTACCGGAAGGACATTGCCAGCCCCCTGCCAACACCCTGA